A single region of the Massilia sp. erpn genome encodes:
- the rplP gene encoding 50S ribosomal protein L16: MLQPARRKYRKEQKGRNTGISHTRGTAVSFGEFGLKAVARGRITARQIEAARRAMTRHIKRGGRIWIRVFPDKPISNKPAEVRMGNGKGNPEYYVAEIQPGKVLYEMDGVAEELAREAFRLAAAKLPLATTFVVRQVGQ; the protein is encoded by the coding sequence ATGCTGCAACCAGCACGCAGAAAGTATCGTAAAGAGCAGAAAGGCCGTAACACCGGTATTTCGCACACGCGCGGCACCGCCGTGTCGTTCGGCGAATTCGGTCTGAAAGCCGTTGCACGCGGCCGTATCACGGCCCGTCAAATCGAGGCAGCGCGTCGCGCCATGACCCGTCACATCAAACGTGGCGGTCGTATCTGGATCCGCGTCTTCCCGGACAAGCCAATTTCGAACAAGCCTGCCGAAGTCCGTATGGGTAACGGTAAAGGTAATCCGGAGTACTACGTGGCTGAAATCCAGCCTGGCAAAGTACTGTACGAAATGGATGGCGTCGCAGAAGAACTGGCGCGCGAAGCGTTCCGCCTGGCTGCTGCCAAACTGCCGCTGGCTACCACCTTCGTGGTGCGCCAGGTTGGCCAATAA
- the rpsC gene encoding 30S ribosomal protein S3 yields the protein MGQKIHPTGFRLAVTRNWASRWYATNGNFASMLNEDLKARAFLKKKLKNASVGRIVIERPAKNARFTIYSSRPGVVIGKKGEDIEVLKSALTKIMGVPVHVNIEEIRKPEIDSQLIADSIAQQLEKRIMFRRAMKRAMQNAMRLGAQGIKIMSSGRLNGIEIARTEWYREGRVPLHTLRADIDYGTSEASTTYGIIGVKVWVYKGDRSATGEAPVIDTPADEKKPRGPRRDDGKPAGRPRPGAKTATAPAGRRAAKPAAAEKAGE from the coding sequence ATGGGACAGAAGATACATCCAACCGGTTTCCGTCTGGCCGTTACCCGTAACTGGGCATCGCGCTGGTACGCAACCAATGGCAACTTCGCTTCGATGCTGAACGAAGACCTGAAAGCGCGCGCTTTCCTGAAGAAGAAGCTGAAGAACGCCTCCGTTGGCCGCATCGTGATCGAGCGTCCAGCCAAGAACGCGCGCTTCACCATCTACAGCTCGCGTCCAGGCGTCGTGATCGGTAAAAAAGGCGAAGACATCGAAGTGCTGAAGTCCGCCCTGACCAAGATCATGGGCGTGCCGGTGCACGTGAACATCGAAGAAATCCGCAAGCCGGAAATCGATTCCCAGCTGATCGCTGACTCGATCGCCCAGCAGCTCGAAAAACGTATCATGTTCCGCCGCGCCATGAAGCGCGCGATGCAGAACGCGATGCGTCTGGGCGCGCAAGGCATCAAGATCATGTCGTCCGGTCGTCTGAACGGCATCGAGATCGCCCGTACCGAATGGTATCGTGAAGGTCGTGTGCCACTGCACACCCTGCGCGCCGACATCGACTACGGCACTTCCGAAGCTTCCACCACCTACGGCATCATCGGCGTGAAGGTATGGGTATACAAAGGCGACCGCTCCGCTACCGGCGAAGCACCAGTCATCGATACCCCGGCTGACGAGAAGAAGCCACGTGGTCCGCGTCGTGACGACGGCAAGCCAGCTGGCCGCCCACGTCCAGGCGCTAAAACCGCAACCGCACCAGCCGGTCGCCGCGCTGCCAAGCCGGCCGCAGCTGAGAAAGCAGGAGAATAA
- the rpsQ gene encoding 30S ribosomal protein S17, with protein MNEPVKQSLKRTLIGKVVSDKMDKTVTVLIERHVKHPLYGKIIVRSAKYHAHDETNQVKAGDTVEIQEGRPISKTKAWTVTRVVQAAQIV; from the coding sequence ATGAACGAACCAGTGAAACAGTCGCTCAAGCGCACGCTGATCGGTAAAGTGGTGTCCGACAAGATGGACAAAACCGTTACCGTGCTGATCGAGCGTCACGTGAAGCACCCTCTGTATGGCAAGATCATCGTGCGCTCCGCGAAATACCACGCGCACGACGAGACCAACCAAGTCAAAGCCGGTGATACGGTCGAGATCCAGGAAGGTCGTCCGATCTCCAAAACGAAGGCGTGGACGGTGACTCGTGTAGTGCAAGCTGCACAAATCGTCTAA
- the rpsS gene encoding 30S ribosomal protein S19, with amino-acid sequence MTRSLKKGPFCDAHLVKKVEAAQATKDKKPIKTWSRRSTIMPDFIGLTIAVHNGKLHVPVYVSENMVGHKLGEFALTRTFKGHAADKKAKK; translated from the coding sequence ATGACTCGTTCATTGAAAAAAGGGCCGTTCTGCGACGCCCACCTGGTGAAGAAGGTCGAAGCCGCGCAAGCGACCAAGGACAAGAAGCCAATCAAAACCTGGTCGCGTCGTTCGACGATCATGCCTGACTTCATCGGTCTGACCATTGCTGTGCACAACGGTAAGCTGCACGTGCCAGTGTATGTTTCCGAGAACATGGTTGGTCACAAGCTCGGCGAATTCGCGCTGACCCGTACCTTCAAGGGCCACGCTGCTGACAAAAAGGCTAAGAAATAA
- the rpmC gene encoding 50S ribosomal protein L29, giving the protein MKASELRGKDQAALQKELNDLLKAQFGLRMQTATQQLSNTSQLKKVRRDIARVKTVMNLKEAK; this is encoded by the coding sequence ATGAAAGCATCTGAACTCCGCGGCAAAGACCAGGCAGCTCTGCAAAAAGAGCTGAACGATCTGCTGAAGGCCCAGTTTGGCCTGCGTATGCAAACCGCGACGCAACAGCTGAGCAACACTTCGCAGCTCAAGAAGGTACGCCGCGATATCGCACGCGTTAAGACGGTAATGAATCTGAAGGAAGCCAAATGA
- the rplV gene encoding 50S ribosomal protein L22 has product MMETKAILKGVRLSDQKGRLVADLIRGKKVDAALNILQFSPKKGAAILKKVLESAIANAEHNDGADIDELFVKTIYVEKGPILKRFTARAKGRGDRISKQSCHIYVTVGN; this is encoded by the coding sequence ATAATGGAAACTAAAGCAATCCTCAAAGGCGTGCGCCTGTCGGATCAAAAAGGCCGCCTGGTGGCCGACCTGATCCGCGGTAAAAAGGTTGACGCTGCGCTGAACATCCTGCAGTTCAGCCCGAAAAAAGGCGCGGCCATCCTGAAAAAAGTGCTGGAGTCCGCCATTGCGAACGCCGAGCACAATGACGGTGCCGACATCGACGAACTGTTCGTGAAAACGATCTACGTCGAAAAGGGTCCGATCCTGAAGCGCTTCACTGCACGCGCTAAGGGCCGGGGTGATCGTATCTCGAAACAATCCTGTCACATTTACGTGACTGTCGGAAACTAA